In a single window of the Cupriavidus basilensis genome:
- a CDS encoding DsbA family protein, whose translation MSGLTLHYIYDPLCGWCYGAAPLVRAARAVPGLALALHGGGMLTGANRRRVTAQWRDYVMPHDRRIAALTGQPFGERYFEGLLRDESAMMDSAPPTTAILAAQALGGVEAAADLLARLQHAHYVDGLRIADAQVLADLAGQAGLDPQRFASLCLDIGGDKTQAHMAASRALLNRLGGHGFPTFALQNGTGQFAVLDVGPFLGDVGAWQESLARAVAQQGGRVQAGSQDGAGGPACDAQGCALPAQG comes from the coding sequence ATGTCCGGTCTCACCCTGCATTACATCTACGACCCGCTGTGTGGCTGGTGCTACGGTGCCGCGCCGCTGGTGCGTGCCGCGCGCGCCGTGCCTGGCCTCGCGCTCGCGCTGCACGGCGGCGGCATGCTCACGGGCGCCAATCGCCGCCGCGTCACCGCGCAATGGCGCGACTACGTGATGCCGCACGATCGCCGCATCGCCGCGCTCACCGGCCAGCCGTTCGGCGAGCGCTATTTCGAAGGCTTGCTGCGCGACGAGAGCGCGATGATGGACTCCGCGCCGCCCACCACCGCGATCCTGGCCGCGCAGGCGCTGGGCGGCGTCGAGGCCGCCGCCGATCTGCTGGCGCGCCTGCAGCATGCGCACTATGTGGACGGGCTACGCATTGCCGATGCGCAGGTGCTGGCCGATCTTGCCGGGCAGGCCGGACTGGACCCGCAGCGCTTTGCCAGCCTTTGCCTGGACATCGGCGGTGACAAGACGCAGGCACATATGGCCGCCAGCCGCGCGCTGCTGAACCGTCTGGGCGGGCATGGCTTCCCCACGTTTGCGCTGCAAAACGGCACCGGCCAATTTGCGGTGCTGGACGTGGGCCCGTTCCTTGGCGACGTGGGGGCGTGGCAGGAAAGCCTGGCGCGGGCGGTTGCGCAGCAGGGCGGGCGCGTGCAGGCGGGCAGCCAGGATGGCGCCGGCGGCCCGGCTTGCGACGCGCAGGGTTGCGCTTTGCCTGCGCAAGGGTAA
- a CDS encoding MBL fold metallo-hydrolase, producing MRSSLTLNRFLRGLATALCLGIVASAPAVAASALKLEVYNPGTKSIFPVSSELVTGAHDAVLIDAQFQRNDAEALVARIRASGKNLTTIYISHSDPDFYFGLDVLKAAFPAARIVATPQTVAAIRASMSGKLAYWAPILKDNAPKALVLPEPLAGNAIELEGSKLEVLGLDGPAPERTVVWIPSLKTVAGGVVVFGKSHVWVADTQTPASRQHWIAMLDRIAAKKPARVVPGHYLDDAPQTLASVRFTRDYLRTFEQEAARAPDAKALSAAMQKHYPQLGGLDSLDLSAKVIKGEMQWPAK from the coding sequence ATGCGCTCCAGCCTGACCCTGAACCGATTCCTGCGCGGCCTCGCCACCGCCTTGTGCTTGGGCATCGTCGCCAGCGCGCCCGCAGTGGCCGCATCCGCGCTCAAGCTGGAGGTCTACAACCCTGGCACCAAGAGCATTTTCCCGGTCTCGTCCGAACTTGTCACCGGCGCGCACGACGCGGTGCTGATCGACGCGCAGTTCCAGCGCAACGACGCCGAGGCGCTGGTTGCGCGCATCCGCGCCAGCGGCAAGAACCTCACCACCATCTACATCAGCCACAGCGATCCGGATTTCTACTTCGGGCTGGACGTGCTCAAGGCCGCGTTCCCGGCGGCCAGGATCGTCGCCACGCCGCAAACGGTGGCGGCCATCCGGGCATCCATGTCAGGCAAGCTGGCTTATTGGGCCCCGATCCTGAAGGACAATGCGCCCAAGGCGCTGGTGCTGCCCGAGCCGCTGGCCGGCAATGCCATCGAGCTGGAGGGCAGCAAGCTGGAAGTGCTGGGCCTGGACGGCCCGGCGCCGGAACGCACGGTGGTGTGGATTCCGTCGCTCAAGACCGTGGCCGGCGGCGTGGTGGTCTTTGGCAAGAGCCACGTCTGGGTGGCCGATACGCAAACACCGGCCTCGCGGCAGCACTGGATCGCCATGCTCGATCGCATCGCGGCGAAGAAGCCAGCGCGGGTCGTGCCCGGGCACTATCTGGACGATGCGCCGCAGACGCTGGCGTCGGTGCGCTTCACGCGGGATTACCTGCGCACGTTTGAGCAAGAGGCGGCGCGCGCGCCGGATGCCAAGGCGCTGAGCGCGGCGATGCAAAAGCACTATCCGCAACTGGGCGGCCTGGACTCGCTCGATCTGAGCGCCAAGGTCATCAAAGGCGAAATGCAGTGGCCTGCAAAATAA
- a CDS encoding LysR family transcriptional regulator produces MDRITAAEVFVAIAERGSMTAAAEALDMSRAMVTRYLAQMETWAEQRLLHRSTRSLSLTPAGEQALLRCRQMLEIAAQMARPEHERAGMPRGMLRISCAQSLAESVLAAAVTAYLERYPETAVDLHIGSQAVNLVEARIDLAIRITNDLDPNLIARPLASCASVICAAPAYIAAHGMPRQAQDLAMHNCLTYSYFGKSLWQLERAGQTLAVPVQGNLSANESTVLLAAAVAGAGIAMQPLYSAAPLLRSGQLVALLPGWQPQALGIHGVYASRRQMPAILRTMLDFLAQRFAADPGWQGAGTAARLPG; encoded by the coding sequence ATGGACCGCATCACCGCCGCCGAAGTCTTCGTAGCCATTGCCGAACGCGGCAGCATGACGGCCGCCGCCGAGGCGCTGGACATGTCGCGCGCCATGGTCACCCGTTATCTCGCGCAGATGGAAACCTGGGCCGAGCAACGCCTGCTGCACCGCTCCACGCGCAGCCTGAGCCTGACGCCCGCCGGGGAGCAAGCGCTGTTGCGCTGCCGCCAGATGCTGGAGATCGCCGCGCAGATGGCGCGGCCCGAGCATGAGCGCGCGGGCATGCCGCGCGGCATGCTGCGCATCAGTTGCGCGCAATCGCTGGCCGAGTCCGTGCTGGCCGCGGCCGTGACGGCCTACCTGGAGCGCTATCCGGAAACCGCCGTCGACCTGCATATCGGCAGCCAGGCGGTCAACCTGGTAGAGGCACGCATCGACCTGGCGATCCGCATCACCAACGACCTCGACCCCAACCTGATCGCGCGCCCGCTGGCAAGCTGCGCCTCGGTGATCTGCGCTGCGCCCGCCTACATCGCCGCCCACGGCATGCCGCGCCAGGCGCAGGACCTCGCCATGCACAACTGCCTCACCTACTCGTACTTCGGCAAGAGCCTGTGGCAACTGGAACGCGCGGGGCAAACGCTGGCGGTGCCGGTGCAGGGCAACCTCAGCGCCAATGAATCGACCGTGCTGCTGGCCGCCGCGGTGGCGGGCGCCGGCATCGCCATGCAGCCGCTCTACTCTGCCGCGCCGCTGCTGCGCAGCGGGCAACTGGTGGCCCTGCTGCCCGGGTGGCAACCCCAGGCGCTTGGCATCCACGGCGTCTACGCATCGCGCCGGCAAATGCCGGCAATCCTGCGCACCATGCTGGACTTCCTTGCGCAGCGCTTTGCCGCGGATCCCGGATGGCAAGGCGCAGGAACCGCAGCGAGGCTTCCGGGCTAG
- a CDS encoding alpha/beta hydrolase domain-containing protein, with protein METTLARRTAALALALPLLACGGNDDGANTGAAATSAAAATPGMTLTITAREDMPGTYGNVGAYEKLTGTLKGEVDPANAHNAIIQDLALAPVNGRGLVEYTTEFVMLKPKDMSKAGGVLRYDAPNRGNILTMPNPTAVPGDSLYFERGYVLLYSAWQGDVPKSSAARLTLTVPVAKNKDGSSITGPYAAELIPSVASPSMSLPGGVFNSTMIPYAPASLDNTLPDYTLTRRVNETDPRVAIPATDWKFATCDNAGNPFPGKADAANVCLKGGFVPGYLYEITYVAKDPKVMGVGLAALRDTITFFRHQAADSAGTPNPVAGAVRFAIGQGTSQSGNAMKTFLHLGFNQALDGSKVFDGIYAHVAARQTNINTRFAVPGGGGGLRTDHRAFGQTAPRGLAADYQDTLAGRTGGVMQRCTATQTCPKFFLGLSGTEFWQLQGSPVLTDPYGFADLKQPDNARIYYYASTQHGGKSPLISYAPVSTVYPAGSMVDFADTFRALFVALEDWVARDVAPPASQVPAIADGTLVRPDQLTFPVTKGITWAGAGSNAAIPALQYLARYNGFPLLDYGPTYRPQDESGIPTLLPPSYMGRDYAIMVPQVDAQTGLTKAGIHAVDVDAPVGTSLEFNYVATPGIVDLVNLSGSYIPFHKTEAARIAAGDTRPSLEALYTDQAGYVAKVQSVAAGLVARRFLLQADADRRVASAQANPVLP; from the coding sequence ATGGAGACCACCTTGGCGCGCCGCACGGCGGCGCTGGCGCTAGCTTTGCCGTTGCTCGCCTGCGGCGGCAACGATGACGGCGCAAACACGGGAGCCGCTGCCACGTCCGCCGCGGCGGCCACCCCGGGCATGACGCTGACCATCACCGCGCGGGAAGACATGCCCGGCACCTACGGCAACGTGGGCGCCTACGAAAAACTCACCGGCACGCTCAAGGGTGAGGTCGATCCCGCCAATGCACATAACGCCATCATCCAGGACCTGGCGCTGGCCCCGGTGAATGGCCGCGGCCTCGTCGAGTACACCACGGAATTCGTCATGCTCAAGCCCAAGGACATGAGCAAGGCGGGTGGCGTGCTGCGTTACGACGCGCCCAATCGTGGCAATATCCTGACCATGCCGAACCCCACCGCGGTGCCCGGGGATTCGCTCTACTTCGAGCGCGGTTACGTGCTGCTGTACTCGGCCTGGCAGGGCGACGTGCCGAAGAGTTCGGCGGCACGCCTCACGCTGACTGTGCCGGTGGCGAAGAACAAGGACGGCAGCAGCATTACCGGCCCGTATGCGGCGGAGCTGATCCCGAGCGTGGCCAGCCCGTCGATGAGCCTGCCGGGCGGCGTGTTCAACAGCACGATGATTCCCTATGCGCCGGCCAGCCTCGACAACACCTTGCCGGACTATACGCTGACGCGGCGCGTAAACGAGACCGACCCGCGCGTAGCGATTCCCGCCACGGACTGGAAGTTCGCCACCTGCGATAACGCAGGCAACCCCTTCCCAGGCAAGGCCGACGCTGCCAACGTCTGCCTCAAGGGCGGCTTCGTGCCGGGCTACCTCTACGAGATCACCTACGTGGCGAAAGACCCGAAGGTGATGGGTGTGGGCCTGGCGGCGCTGCGCGACACCATCACGTTCTTCCGGCACCAGGCCGCGGATTCGGCGGGCACGCCCAATCCGGTGGCGGGCGCGGTGCGCTTTGCCATCGGGCAGGGCACCTCGCAATCGGGCAACGCGATGAAGACCTTCCTGCATCTTGGCTTTAACCAGGCGCTGGATGGCAGCAAGGTGTTCGACGGCATCTATGCGCACGTGGCCGCGCGCCAGACCAATATCAACACGCGCTTCGCTGTGCCGGGCGGCGGCGGTGGCCTGCGCACCGACCATCGCGCCTTCGGGCAGACCGCGCCGCGCGGGCTGGCCGCCGACTACCAGGACACGCTGGCGGGCCGCACCGGCGGCGTCATGCAGCGCTGCACCGCTACGCAGACTTGCCCGAAGTTCTTCCTCGGCCTGTCGGGCACGGAGTTCTGGCAATTGCAGGGCTCGCCGGTGCTGACCGATCCCTACGGCTTTGCCGACCTGAAGCAGCCTGACAATGCGCGCATCTACTACTACGCCAGCACGCAGCACGGCGGCAAGTCGCCGCTGATCAGCTACGCGCCAGTGTCGACGGTGTACCCGGCAGGTTCCATGGTCGATTTTGCCGATACCTTCCGCGCGCTGTTCGTCGCGCTGGAAGACTGGGTGGCTCGCGATGTCGCGCCGCCGGCCAGCCAGGTTCCGGCCATCGCCGATGGCACGCTGGTGCGGCCCGATCAATTGACCTTCCCCGTGACCAAGGGCATTACCTGGGCCGGCGCGGGCAGCAATGCCGCGATTCCCGCGCTGCAGTACCTGGCGCGCTATAACGGCTTCCCGCTGCTCGACTACGGCCCGACCTATCGCCCGCAGGATGAGTCCGGCATCCCGACCCTGCTGCCGCCGTCGTACATGGGGCGGGACTACGCCATCATGGTGCCGCAGGTGGATGCGCAGACCGGGCTGACCAAGGCCGGCATCCACGCCGTCGACGTGGACGCGCCGGTGGGCACCAGCCTGGAGTTCAACTACGTGGCCACGCCGGGCATTGTGGATCTGGTCAACCTGAGCGGCAGCTACATTCCTTTCCACAAGACCGAGGCCGCGCGCATTGCGGCTGGCGATACGCGGCCCTCGCTGGAGGCGCTCTACACTGACCAGGCCGGCTACGTGGCCAAGGTGCAGAGCGTGGCCGCCGGGCTGGTGGCCAGGCGCTTCCTGCTGCAGGCGGATGCCGACCGGCGCGTGGCGAGTGCGCAGGCGAATCCCGTGCTGCCCTGA
- a CDS encoding DUF2938 domain-containing protein, whose translation MSDAVGYLMCAVLIGAGATVVMDIWAAARKRLLGIPPLNYALVGRWLGHLTRGRFRHAPIAASPPVRGERLIGWLAHYLIGIAFAATLLAFWGLGWARHPTLGPALIVGIGSVAAPFFVMQPAMGAGIAASRTPRPGVARLHSVVTHGIFGLGLYGAGWVASWLDSLAWRSFW comes from the coding sequence ATGTCTGACGCGGTGGGCTACCTGATGTGCGCTGTCCTGATCGGGGCGGGCGCGACCGTGGTGATGGACATCTGGGCCGCGGCGCGAAAGCGGCTGCTCGGCATTCCTCCACTGAACTATGCTCTGGTGGGCCGCTGGCTCGGCCATCTGACGCGCGGGCGCTTTCGCCACGCTCCCATTGCGGCTTCGCCGCCCGTACGGGGCGAGCGCCTGATTGGCTGGCTTGCCCACTACCTGATCGGCATCGCGTTTGCGGCTACACTGCTGGCCTTTTGGGGCCTTGGCTGGGCGCGTCATCCAACTCTTGGCCCGGCGCTGATTGTGGGAATCGGCAGTGTCGCCGCACCGTTTTTCGTGATGCAGCCAGCCATGGGGGCGGGCATTGCCGCCAGCCGTACTCCGCGCCCGGGCGTCGCGCGCTTGCATAGCGTCGTCACGCACGGGATATTCGGCCTGGGCCTTTATGGGGCCGGTTGGGTGGCAAGCTGGCTGGACTCGCTTGCATGGCGGAGTTTCTGGTAG
- a CDS encoding class I SAM-dependent methyltransferase, which translates to MDVTQRAESEQAPLWRGRSGRAWVEAQAPLDQMFKPFEDLLVKAVCAGAGHRVLDVGCGTGSTTLAVARRLGAKGHCTGADISDPMIAVARARTEREDITACFIRADVQDHAFDPASFDWIISRFGVMFFDNPVLAFKNLRRAARDGADLCFIAWRSAAENPFMTTAERAAAALLPNMPARRPDAPGQFAFADRHRIAALLEDSGWAEIDIRPIEVDCTMRESDLLGYLSCLGPVGLMLQEVDERTREQVIETVRAAFDPYVHGVEVRFTAACWMVSARARPAPGTLKGATHV; encoded by the coding sequence ATGGACGTCACACAACGGGCCGAAAGCGAGCAGGCGCCGCTCTGGAGGGGCCGCTCCGGGCGCGCCTGGGTCGAGGCGCAGGCGCCGCTAGACCAGATGTTCAAGCCCTTCGAAGACCTGCTCGTCAAAGCGGTCTGCGCCGGCGCCGGGCACCGGGTGCTGGATGTGGGCTGCGGTACGGGCAGCACCACGCTCGCCGTAGCGCGGCGGCTCGGCGCGAAGGGCCATTGCACCGGCGCCGACATTTCGGATCCGATGATCGCCGTCGCGCGGGCGCGCACCGAACGCGAAGACATCACCGCATGTTTCATCCGCGCCGACGTGCAGGACCATGCCTTCGATCCCGCAAGCTTCGATTGGATCATCTCGCGCTTCGGCGTCATGTTCTTCGACAACCCGGTTCTGGCCTTCAAGAACCTGCGCCGCGCCGCGCGGGACGGCGCGGATCTCTGCTTTATCGCGTGGCGCAGTGCCGCGGAAAATCCGTTCATGACGACGGCCGAGCGCGCCGCGGCAGCGCTGTTGCCGAACATGCCCGCGCGCCGGCCGGATGCGCCGGGGCAGTTTGCCTTCGCGGACCGGCATCGGATCGCTGCTTTGCTGGAAGACAGCGGCTGGGCCGAAATCGACATCCGGCCGATCGAGGTGGACTGCACCATGCGCGAGTCGGATCTGCTCGGCTACCTCTCCTGTCTTGGTCCCGTCGGCCTGATGCTTCAAGAGGTGGACGAGCGTACGCGCGAACAGGTCATCGAAACGGTCCGCGCCGCCTTCGATCCCTATGTGCACGGTGTTGAAGTTCGCTTCACCGCGGCCTGCTGGATGGTCAGCGCCCGAGCGCGGCCTGCGCCAGGCACGCTAAAGGGAGCCACCCATGTCTGA
- a CDS encoding helix-turn-helix domain-containing protein: MKSLDIAEVVQQSGVPASTLRFYEEKGLIASTGRRGLRRLFDAGVLERLALIALGRAAGFSLDEIALMFAPQGQPRIDRQMLAAKADELDRTIKKLSAMRDGLRHAAACPAPSHMECPTFRRIVQAAASGALGAPPKKAPRR, from the coding sequence GTGAAAAGCCTAGACATAGCCGAAGTGGTGCAGCAGTCCGGCGTTCCCGCGTCGACGCTGCGGTTCTATGAAGAAAAGGGGCTGATTGCCTCTACCGGCAGGCGCGGGCTGCGCCGCCTGTTCGATGCCGGCGTGCTGGAACGGCTGGCACTGATCGCGCTAGGGCGCGCCGCCGGTTTCTCGCTCGACGAAATTGCCCTCATGTTCGCGCCGCAGGGACAGCCCCGTATCGACCGGCAGATGCTCGCAGCCAAGGCGGATGAACTGGACAGGACGATCAAGAAGCTCAGCGCCATGCGCGACGGCCTGCGCCACGCCGCCGCCTGCCCGGCGCCTAGCCACATGGAATGCCCCACCTTCCGGCGCATCGTGCAAGCCGCCGCGTCCGGCGCCCTTGGCGCGCCGCCGAAGAAGGCGCCGCGGCGTTAG
- a CDS encoding GNAT family N-acetyltransferase has product MPHFSSDRAPVELHRLDPAAATPAQWQQFHAFRRLRLGQDFPEDPVMPDHEAENVLRQQHPIHETQRLLALRNGEMVGILTLSCRREGSPGSEDYLDYVDISGGVLRDHRRQGIGRALLQGLAHFMDQRAKRIATTKVHLPEGHAYMARIGADCKLRNVENRLLFDQVDWDALDRWGEPPALRCSQLSWEIHAGRVPMARLESLMEPLTSLLNEQPLGTLDGPRLRYELASYPTWYADMDRRGGDHFMVLLRDEGNIAAACDANWDQRFPGRVHQNLTAVAQPWRGQGLAKAVKARMLKLVRERRPGVQMVTTYNANANAAMLSINRQLGFAVHREEATYQIGRAALGAYLAPCG; this is encoded by the coding sequence ATGCCCCATTTCTCCTCCGATCGTGCACCCGTGGAACTCCATCGCCTGGACCCCGCAGCCGCAACCCCTGCGCAATGGCAGCAGTTTCACGCGTTTCGGCGGCTTCGGTTAGGTCAGGACTTTCCGGAAGATCCGGTCATGCCTGACCACGAGGCAGAAAATGTCCTGCGCCAACAGCACCCGATTCACGAGACCCAGCGATTGCTGGCCCTGCGCAATGGCGAAATGGTCGGCATCCTGACCCTTTCGTGTCGCCGCGAAGGGTCACCCGGGAGCGAGGATTACCTCGACTATGTGGATATTTCGGGCGGGGTGCTGCGCGATCACCGGCGCCAAGGCATTGGCAGGGCCCTTCTCCAAGGACTGGCGCACTTCATGGACCAGCGCGCCAAGCGTATCGCAACAACCAAGGTTCACCTGCCCGAGGGCCACGCGTACATGGCGCGGATCGGGGCGGATTGCAAGCTGCGCAATGTTGAGAATCGCTTGTTGTTTGACCAGGTGGACTGGGATGCGCTAGATCGATGGGGCGAGCCCCCCGCATTACGCTGCTCGCAACTGTCGTGGGAAATTCATGCGGGACGCGTGCCAATGGCGAGGCTCGAATCCTTGATGGAACCATTGACTTCGCTGCTGAACGAACAACCGCTAGGGACTCTCGATGGGCCCCGTCTGCGCTATGAGCTAGCGAGCTACCCAACCTGGTATGCAGATATGGACAGGCGCGGCGGGGATCATTTCATGGTGCTGCTGCGCGACGAGGGCAACATAGCCGCAGCGTGCGATGCCAACTGGGACCAACGGTTCCCGGGCCGAGTTCACCAGAACCTGACGGCAGTCGCACAGCCCTGGCGAGGGCAGGGATTGGCCAAGGCAGTCAAGGCCCGCATGCTCAAGCTTGTTCGAGAGCGCCGCCCGGGAGTGCAGATGGTCACTACCTACAACGCCAATGCCAACGCTGCCATGCTCTCGATCAACCGGCAATTGGGCTTCGCGGTGCACCGCGAGGAAGCAACGTATCAGATTGGCAGAGCGGCTTTGGGAGCGTACCTGGCACCCTGCGGGTGA
- a CDS encoding PLP-dependent aminotransferase family protein yields MDPDFAFPIRLPAAGSRHLLRSLHGQLKEAILDGRLRPGLRLPATRALAQACGVSRNTVVAAYDLLLSEGYVVARDRGGTYVAGLLARTREPAPQPGAPEAERRLAAFWRAPPLPPREASPLVPRFDFRVGVPSLSAFRADLWGRLTARTMRAMAHAPVAYADPQGQPALREAIASHVSFARAVACQAGDVVVTAGAQQAFDLLARVLVTPGRTVVAMEDPGYPPARAAFAAAGARIVPVPVDAQGLMVDRLPADARVIYVTPSHQFPLGHAMSAARRAALLAFAQSHGAVIVEDDYDGEFRHAERPLDALQTLDRAESVCYVGTFSKSLFPTLRLGFVVAPRWARQALTLAKQCSDWHCAATAQDTLAAFIAEGHLARHVRKMRRLYGVRRQLLLDTLRADFSGRLEPVPCAAGLHLAALCVGHADPEPLAERAREQGIGVWTAQEYYLGPQDRAGLLFGFGAIDEAGIAAGLKALRKLW; encoded by the coding sequence ATGGATCCAGACTTCGCCTTCCCGATCCGCTTGCCGGCGGCCGGATCGCGCCATTTGCTGCGCAGCCTGCACGGCCAGCTTAAGGAGGCAATCCTGGACGGGCGCCTGCGTCCCGGCTTGCGCCTGCCTGCTACGCGCGCGCTGGCCCAGGCCTGTGGCGTGTCGCGCAACACCGTGGTGGCCGCCTACGACCTGCTGCTGAGCGAGGGCTATGTGGTGGCGCGCGATCGTGGCGGCACCTATGTGGCGGGGCTGTTGGCGCGCACGCGCGAGCCAGCCCCGCAGCCCGGTGCGCCCGAGGCTGAGCGCCGGCTGGCCGCGTTCTGGCGCGCGCCGCCCTTGCCGCCTCGGGAAGCTTCGCCGCTGGTGCCGCGCTTTGATTTTCGCGTTGGCGTGCCCAGCCTGTCGGCATTCCGGGCAGACCTGTGGGGGCGCCTGACGGCGCGCACAATGCGGGCGATGGCCCATGCGCCAGTGGCCTATGCCGATCCGCAAGGGCAGCCCGCATTGCGCGAGGCGATTGCCAGCCACGTTTCGTTTGCGCGCGCGGTCGCCTGCCAGGCTGGCGACGTGGTGGTCACGGCGGGCGCGCAGCAGGCCTTCGACCTGCTGGCCCGCGTGCTGGTGACGCCCGGGCGCACCGTGGTGGCGATGGAGGACCCGGGCTACCCGCCGGCCCGCGCAGCCTTTGCCGCCGCCGGCGCCAGGATCGTGCCGGTGCCGGTGGACGCGCAAGGACTGATGGTGGACCGGCTGCCCGCCGATGCGCGGGTGATCTACGTCACGCCATCGCATCAGTTTCCCCTCGGCCATGCCATGTCGGCGGCGCGGCGTGCGGCCCTGCTTGCGTTCGCGCAATCGCACGGCGCGGTCATCGTCGAAGACGATTACGATGGCGAGTTTCGCCACGCAGAGCGCCCGCTCGACGCCCTGCAGACCCTCGATCGCGCCGAATCCGTGTGCTACGTCGGGACCTTCTCCAAGAGCCTGTTTCCCACGCTGCGGCTGGGCTTCGTGGTGGCCCCGCGGTGGGCCCGGCAGGCCCTCACGCTGGCCAAGCAATGCAGCGACTGGCATTGTGCTGCCACCGCGCAGGACACGCTCGCCGCCTTCATCGCCGAAGGGCACCTGGCACGCCACGTACGCAAGATGCGCCGGCTTTATGGCGTGCGCCGCCAACTGCTGCTGGATACGCTGCGCGCTGATTTCAGCGGCCGGCTCGAGCCGGTGCCCTGCGCCGCCGGGCTGCATCTGGCCGCGCTATGCGTTGGCCATGCCGATCCCGAGCCGCTGGCGGAGCGCGCGAGGGAGCAGGGCATTGGGGTCTGGACCGCGCAGGAGTACTACCTCGGCCCGCAGGATCGCGCGGGCTTGCTGTTCGGCTTCGGCGCGATCGACGAGGCGGGCATCGCGGCAGGGCTGAAGGCGCTGCGCAAGCTTTGGTGA
- a CDS encoding DMT family transporter, whose amino-acid sequence MKRSELSMLLSLAALWGASYLFIRLGAGEFGAVPLAGGRAGGAALLLLPLLAWRGGLACLRRRWWAIAVVGITNSALPFVLFSFAALTIPAGLSAMFTAATPLFTALIGWLWLRESLAAPRIAGLALGFAGVLWLVWDKAGLQHGAAGKAVGLAALACLAAALLYGFSANFTRKYLADVPPLTVAAGSQLASALLLCAPAAWLWPATQPSAHAWLALGALTAACTALAYVLFFRLIAKAGPARAMTALFLIPAFGVLWGALFLGERITPSMLPGCAVILAGTALTTGIVRGWSKRLAS is encoded by the coding sequence ATGAAACGCTCCGAGCTTTCGATGTTGCTGTCCCTGGCCGCCCTGTGGGGCGCCTCCTACCTGTTTATCCGTCTGGGTGCGGGTGAGTTCGGCGCCGTGCCGCTGGCGGGCGGGCGCGCCGGCGGCGCGGCCCTGCTGCTGCTCCCGCTGCTGGCCTGGCGCGGCGGGCTGGCCTGCCTGCGCCGCCGCTGGTGGGCGATCGCCGTGGTCGGCATCACGAATTCCGCGCTGCCCTTCGTGCTGTTCAGCTTTGCCGCGCTGACCATTCCCGCTGGGCTTTCCGCCATGTTCACCGCGGCCACGCCGCTGTTTACCGCGCTGATCGGCTGGCTGTGGCTGCGTGAAAGCCTGGCAGCGCCGCGCATAGCCGGGCTGGCCCTGGGCTTCGCCGGGGTGCTGTGGCTGGTATGGGATAAGGCCGGGCTGCAGCACGGCGCCGCGGGCAAGGCCGTCGGGCTGGCTGCACTGGCCTGCCTGGCAGCTGCCCTGCTCTATGGCTTTTCCGCCAACTTCACCCGCAAGTACCTGGCGGACGTGCCGCCGCTGACGGTGGCAGCGGGCAGCCAGCTCGCATCGGCTCTGCTGCTGTGTGCGCCTGCAGCCTGGCTGTGGCCGGCCACGCAGCCAAGCGCGCACGCATGGCTGGCGCTGGGCGCGTTGACTGCCGCCTGCACCGCGCTGGCCTATGTGCTCTTCTTTCGCCTGATCGCCAAGGCGGGACCCGCACGGGCAATGACCGCGCTATTCCTGATCCCGGCCTTCGGTGTGTTGTGGGGTGCGCTGTTCCTGGGAGAGCGCATCACCCCTTCGATGCTGCCGGGCTGCGCCGTGATCCTGGCCGGCACCGCCCTGACAACGGGCATTGTGCGCGGCTGGAGCAAGCGCCTGGCAAGCTAG